A single region of the Brachypodium distachyon strain Bd21 chromosome 3, Brachypodium_distachyon_v3.0, whole genome shotgun sequence genome encodes:
- the LOC100841359 gene encoding probable aldo-keto reductase 2: MAAPATVVVPRMKLGSQGLEVSALGLGCMGMSAFYGPPKPEPEMIALIHHAVAAGVTLLDTSDIYGPHTNEILVGKALQAGVREKVQLATKFGILACADGTREIHGEPAYVRAACEGSLERLGVDCIDLYYQHRIDTKVPIEVTIGELKKLVEEGKIKYIGLSEASASTIRRAHAVHPITAVQLEWSLWSRDVEKDIIPTCRELGIGIVAYSPLGRGFFSSGPKLVETLSDQDFRKDLPRFQAENLEKNTMIFERVSAMASRKGCTASQLALAWVHHQGRDVCPIPGTTKVENFNQNAAALSVKLAPEEMAELESYASSDIAGDRYMHDFLNTWEDSETPPLSSWKAE; this comes from the exons ATGGCAGCTCCGGccacggtggtggtgccgcGCATGAAGCTGGGCTCGCAGGGGCTGGAGGTGTCGGCCCTGGGGCTGGGATGCATGGGCATGTCAGCCTTCTACGGCCCACCCAAGCCCGAGCCCGAAATGATCGCGCTCATCCACCACGCCGTCGCTGCCGGCGTCACCCTCCTCGACACCTCCGACATCTACGGCCCGCACACCAACGAGATCCTCGTCGGCAAG GCGTTGCAAGCGGGTGTGAGGGAGAAGGTGCAGCTGGCAACCAAGTTCGGCATACTCGCCTGCGCCGACGGCACCCGGGAGATCCACGGTGAGCCGGCGTACGTGCGCGCGGCGTGTGAGGGCAGCCTCGAGCGGCTCGGCGTCGACTGCATTGATCTCTACTACCAGCACCGCATCGACACCAAGGTGCCCATCGAAGTCACG ATAGGTGAACTCAAGAAACTTGTTGAGGAGGGAAAGATAAAGTACATTGGGCTATCCGAAGCATCGGCATCGACAATCAGAAGAGCACATGCAGTTCATCCGATAACTGCCGTCCAACTAGAGTGGTCTCTTTGGTCAAGAGATGTCGAAAAAGACATCATCCCTACTTGCAG GGAACTTGGTATTGGTATCGTGGCATACAGTCCATTGGGTAGAGGGTTCTTCTCAAGTGGCCCTAAATTGGTCGAAACACTATCCGACCAAGACTTTCGCAAG GATTTGCCAAGATTCCAAGCCGAAAACCTGGAGAAGAACACCATGATATTCGAGCGTGTTAGCGCAATGGCTTCAAGGAAGGGGTGCACAGCATCACAGCTTGCACTGGCCTGGGTTCACCACCAGGGGCGCGACGTCTGCCCCATACCGGGAACCACCAAAGTCGAGAACTTCAACCAGAACGCGGCGGCGCTGTCCGTGAAGCTCGCACCGGAAGAGATGGCCGAGCTAGAGTCCTACGCGTCGTCGGATATCGCGGGCGATCGGTACATGCATGATTTCCTGAATACTTGGGAGGATTCGGAAACCCCTCCTCTTTCGTCCTGGAAGGCAGAGTAA
- the LOC100841663 gene encoding probable aldo-keto reductase 2 gives MASPAAVAVPRIKLGSQGLEVSALGLGCMGMSAFYGPPKPEPEMIALIHHAVAAGVTFLDTSDFYGPHTNEILLGKALQAAGLREKVQLATKFGVLTTADGTPEIHGEPAYVRAACEGSLQRLGVDCIDLYYQHRIDTKVPIEVTIGELKKLVEEGKIKYIGLSEASASTIRRAHAVHPITAVQLEWSLWSRDVEEDIVPTCRELGIGIVAYCPLGGGFFSSGPKMVNTLSEQDFRKGLPRFQTENLEKNAMVFERVSAMAAKKGCTTSQLALAWVLHQGSDVCPIPGTTKVENFNQNVAALSVKLTPEEMTELESYASANVAGDRYHNIVYTWQNSETPPVSSWKAE, from the exons ATGGCTTCtccggcagcggtggcggtgcCGCGGATCAAGCTGGGCTCGCAGGGGCTGGAGGTGTCAGCCCTGGGGCTGGGATGCATGGGCATGTCAGCCTTCTACGGCCCACCCAAGCCCGAGCCCGAAATGATCGCGCTCATccaccacgccgtcgccgccggcgtcaccTTCCTCGATACCTCCGATTTCTACGGCCCGCACACCAACGAGATCCTCCTTGGCAAG GCGTTGCAAGCAGCAGGGTTGAGAGAGAAGGTGCAGCTGGCAACCAAGTTCGGCGTACTCACCACCGCCGACGGCACCCCGGAGATCCACGGCGAGCCGGCGTACGTGCGCGCGGCATGCGAGGGCAGCCTCCAGCGGCTCGGCGTCGACTGCATCGATCTCTACTACCAGCACCGCATCGACACCAAGGTGCCCATCGAAGTCACT ATTGGCGAACTCAAGAAACTGGTCGAAGAGGGGAAGATTAAATACATTGGGCTATCTGAAGCATCGGCATCAACAATTAGAAGAGCACACGCAGTTCATCCGATAACTGCCGTCCAACTAGAATGGTCTTTATGGTCAAGAGATGTCGAAGAAGATATCGTCCCTACTTGCAG GGAACTTGGTATTGGAATTGTGGCATACTGTCCACTCGGCGGAGGGTTCTTCTCGAGCGGCCCTAAAATGGTCAACACATTGTCTGAACAAGACTTCCGCAAG GGATTGCCAAGATTCCAAACCGAAAACCTTGAGAAGAACGCCATGGTATTCGAGCGTGTTAGTGCAATGGCTGCAAAGAAGGGGTGCACAACGTCGCAGCTCGCACTGGCCTGGGTTCTCCACCAGGGCAGTGACGTATGCCCCATACCAGGAACCACCAAGGTCGAGAATTTCAACCAGAACGTGGCGGCTTTGTCCGTGAAGCTCACACCAGAAGAGATGACTGAGCTCGAGTCTTATGCATCGGCTAATGTTGCAGGCGACCGATACCATAACATTGTGTACACTTGGCAAAATTCGGAGACCCCTCCCGTATCGTCCTGGAAGGCCGAGTAA
- the LOC100841968 gene encoding eukaryotic translation initiation factor 2A, whose protein sequence is MASQQPALAVLVRGPDGFTVWSGPPYPSGSSPPQRLPKTPCSATSFSSDGSRLLATVASASATVYDCSSLSVIRTFELPGLTAAALSPTGSFLQTFQKSSSPQVKNVTVWHVDTATALYQHYQKNMSKATWPMVQFSVDESVACRMMTNEMQFFDPKDFTKGIVYRVRMPGIAAMQLASAPGSHVAGFIPEAKGIPASVQIFSCDKDAQNQVIARRSFFRCSTVQFHWNKGSTGLLVVSQADVDKTNQSYYGETKLHYLTTDRAFEGTVPLKKEGPVHDVQWSSSGSEFAVVYGFMPARATIFNKKCNPLLELGDGPYNTIRWNPKGRFIVIAGFGNLPGDMAFWDYSEKKLVGKTKAEWSVTSEWSPDGRHFMTATTAPRLQIDNGIKIFDHNGSLQFKKMFEKLYQVDWKPEAPERFGDIADLTTSLNNITIDETKKSGSAQGSKSAPASSKAPVNTAAKPTGAYRPPQSKNTLAVQEQLFGGLAPTGGEMSKTALRNKKRREKQKEKKAGEGSSANDS, encoded by the exons ATGGCGTCACAACAGCCCGCCCTCGCGGTCCTCG TGCGCGGGCCCGACGGCTTCACGGTGTGGTCCGGCCCGCCCTACCCTTCGGGCTCCAGCCCGCCGCAGAGGCTCCCCAAGACGCCGTGCAGCGCCACGTCCTTCTCGAGCGACGGCTCTCGCCTCCTCGCGACGGTagcctcggcctcggccacCGTCTACGACTGCAGCTCGCTCTCCGTCATCAGGACCTTCGAGCTCCCCGGCCTCACCGCCGCTGCGCTCTCGCCCACAGGCTCGTTCCTGCAGACCTTCCAGAAGTCGTCCTCGCCACAGGTGAAAAATGTCACGGTCTGGCACGTCGACACCGCCACCGCGCTCTACCAGCACTATCAGAAGAACATGTCCAAGGCGACTTG GCCAATGGTCCAGTTTTCTGTGGACGAGTCAGTCGCTTGCCGGATGATGACTAATGAGATGCAGTTCTTTGACCCAAAGGATTTTACGAAAGGGATTGTGTACAGGGTAAGAATGCCTGGCATTGCTGCAATGCAACTAGCAAGTGCTCCGGGATCTCATGTTGCTGGATTTATCCCAGAGGCAAAG gGTATTCCGGCCAGTGTTCAGATCTTTTCTTGTGACAAGGATGCACAAAACCAAGTTATTGCACGCAGGAGCTTTTTTCGCTGTTCCACTGTTCAATTCCACTGGAACAAAGGTTCCACTGGGCTTCTTGTTGTTTCTCAAGCTGATGTCGATAAAACCAACCAGAGCTACTATGGTGAAACCAAGTTGCACTACTTGACAACTGATAGGGCTTTTGAAGGAACCGTTCCTCTca AAAAGGAAGGACCGGTGCATGATGTGCAGTGGTCTTCATCAGGTTCAGAATTTGCTGTGGTCTATGGAT TTATGCCGGCCAGAGCAACAATATTCAACAAAAAGTGCAACCCTCTTCTTGAGCTTGGTGATGGTCCTTATAATACAATAAGATGGAACCCGAAAGGGCGAT TTATCGTTATAGCTGGATTTGGTAATTTGCCTGGTGATATG GCATTTTGGGATTATTCAGAGAAGAAATTGGTAGGGAAAACAAAGGCTGAATGGTCTGTCACAAGTGAATGGTCCCCTGATGGGCGTCATTTCATGACTGCTACAACAGCTCCAAGGCTCCAAATAGATAACGG GATAAAAATATTTGACCACAATGGATCCCTGCAGTTTAAGAAGATGTTTGAAAAGCTATATCAG GTTGACTGGAAGCCAGAAGCACCTGAAAGATTTGGTGACATTGCTGATCTCACAACATCTTTGAATAACATAACAATTgatgaaacaaagaaaagtgGTTCTG CCCAAGGTTCTAAATCTGCACCAGCATCAAGCAAGGCTCCAGTAAATACGGCAGCAAAACCTACAGGAGCATACCGTCCACCTCAATCAAAGAACACATTAGCAGTTCAAGAACAG CTTTTTGGTGGACTTGCACCTACTGG AGGGGAGATGAGCAAAACGGCATTGAGAAATAAGAAGCGCAGAGAGAAACAGAAGGAGAAAAAGGCTGGGGAAGGCTCCTCTGCTAATGACAGCTGA
- the LOC100842576 gene encoding uncharacterized protein LOC100842576, producing MSYFQATTCKPHTGLILDRPITGLGKTCRLLPHAQYSLQSRSLGFHKLEKKIYPRLVLVAASHKRLTPVCASSGKGNPETDNDPFMDHLKKAMADAKKPRTVQDMLKEQFTKLREQASGGGGGNGNSRGGNGGSGGPEDESFKESLDEIVQVILATVAFILVYIHIIRGEELYRLARDYTRYLVTGKRTARLKRSMQQWRSFSERFMQKESSEEERYERPATSEPRWWQQPQRFVHLMEELCRGNWRPHAQKS from the exons ATGAGCTACTTCCAAGCTACAACTTGCAAGCCCCATACTGGGCTCATTCTGGACAGACCCATAACGGGTCTTGGGAAGACCTGCAGACTACTACCTCATGCTCAGTATTCCCTACAGTCACGTTCTCTTGGATTTCACAAgcttgaaaagaaaatctaccCACGACTTGTCCTTGTTGCTGCTAGCCACAAAAGGCTCACTCCTGTATGCGCCTCAAGCGGAAAAGGGAACCCTGAGACTGACAATGAT CCCTTTATGGATCATTTGAAGAAGGCCATGGCTGATGCGAAAAAGCCACGGACCGTACAAGACATGCTGAAAGAGCAATTCACTAAGCTGAGAGAACAAGCAtcaggtggaggtggagggaATGGAAACAGTCGTGGAGGCAATGGCGGTTCTGGTGGTCCAGAAGATGAATCGTTTAAGGAATCATTGGATGAAATTGTCCAAGTTATTTTAGCAACTGTGGCTTTTATACTTGTG TACATCCATATTATCAGAGGCGAGGAGCTCTACCGTCTTGCCAGGGACTACACCAGATATCTTGTTACTGGTAAGCGAACTGCCCGACTGAAGCGATCCATGCAACAATGGCGCAGTTTCTCAGAGAGATTCATGCAAAAGGAAAGCTCTGAAGAAGAGCGGTACGAAAGACCAGCTACTTCTGAACCCAGGTGGTGGCAACAGCCTCAAAGGTTTGTTCATCTTATGGAGGAGCTTTGCAGAGGCAATTGGCGCCCCCACGCGCAGAAGTCTTAG
- the LOC100842264 gene encoding chitinase 6, translating to MAPSLMALGAALLLLGSAATMAAAQNCGCASGECCSRWGYCGTTKEYCGTGCRSGSCEVPVTNDASVAGIVTPAFFGALVAQAADSCEAKGFYTRDAFLSAAAGYPAFGRTGSLDDSKREIAALFAHVNHETIKFCYINEINGPSKNYCDPTSTQYPCAAGKGYYGRGPLQISWNYNYGAAGQSLGFDGLNDPDAVARSPVLAFQAALWFWMNSVHEAIVSGQGFGATIRAINGALECNGKNPNAVNNRVAYYEQFCQQFGVDPGSNLTC from the exons ATGGCGCCCTCGCTGATGGCTCTCggcgccgcgctgctcctGCTGGGCTCGGCGGCGACCATGGCGGCCGCGCAGAACTGCGGGTGCGCGTCGGGCGAGTGCTGCAGCCGGTGGGGTTACTGCGGAACCACCAAGGAGTACTGCGGCACGGGGTGCCGGTCGGGCTCCTGCGAAGTGCCCGTCACCAACGACGCCTCCGTGGCCGGCATCGTCACCCCGGCCTTCTTCGGCGCGCTCGTCGCCCAGGCCGCCGACAGCTGCGAAGCCAAGGGCTTCTACACCCGCGACGCCTTcctcagcgccgccgccggctacCCCGCCTTCGGCCGCACCGGCTCCCTCGACGACTCCAAGCGCGAGATCGCCGCCTTGTTCGCCCACGTCAACCACGAGACCATTA AGTTCTGCTACATCAACGAGATCAACGGGCCGAGCAAGAACTACTGCGACCCGACGAGCACGCAGTACCCGTGCGCGGCGGGGAAAGGGTACTACGGGCGCGGGCCGCTGCAGATCTCGTGGAACTACAACTacggggcggcggggcagagCCTGGGCTTCGACGGGCTCAACGACCCGGACGCCGTGGCGCGGAGCCCCGTGCTGGCGTTCCAGGCCGCGCTCTGGTTCTGGATGAACAGCGTGCACGAGGCCATCGTCTCCGGGCAGGGCTTCGGGGCCACCATCCGGGCCATCAACGGCGCGCTCGAGTGCAACGGCAAGAACCCCAACGCCGTGAACAACCGCGTCGCCTATTACGAGCAGTTCTGCCAGCAGTTCGGCGTCGACCCCGGGAGCAACCTCACCTGCTAG
- the LOC100842882 gene encoding putative RNA-binding protein Luc7-like 2, with translation MDAIRKQLDQLMGANRNGDAREVTRKYYDRDVCRLFLAGLCPHDLFQLTKMDMGPCPKLHSLQLRKEYEEAKATGMDNYDRELEETIERLIVECERKIQRALKRLEEEDAKAAIAISVTEVTQSKEITEFSKQIKEKMKEIDTFDLEGNTEGKIRATEEVDKLKEQRAEEQAKLLLEAFNKDRVSLVSSLQTATQSAAPAAAPDARTQEMINEKLKKAEELGENGMIDEAQKLLDEAEALKKLGARPQIVPDTAKMSTHVQITDQKLRLCDICGAFLSVYDSDRRLADHFGGKLHMGYMLIREKLSVLQEEKNKRRKVDRSEYDRRSRERSTERDRASSRDRNRGDRSSSRGRDRDYERKSSHDRYHDRESSYGREKDKESGRSRSYDSRSHRRSRSPRDSSRDYDQYRRHDRRDRH, from the exons ATGGATGCCATACGGAAGCAGCTTGACCAGCTCATGGGCGCCAACCGCAATGGCGATGCCCGGGAGGTCACCCGCAAGTACTACGATCGCGACGTGTGCCGCCTCTTCCTCGCCGGGCTCTGCCCCCACGACCTCTTCCAGCTCACT aaGATGGACATGGGGCCGTGCCCTAAGCTGCATTCGTTGCAGCTGCGTAAGGA ATATGAGGAAGCCAAAGCCACAGGTATGGACAACTATGACCGTGAATTGGAAGAAACTATAGAAAGACTGATAGTTGAGTGCGAGAGGAAGATTCAAAGAGCCCTTAAGCGtttggaggaggaagacgctAAGGCAGCTATTGCAATTTCTGTTACTGAGGTTACACAG AGTAAAGAAATAACCGAGTTCTCCAAACAAATtaaggagaagatgaaggagaTAGACACTTTTG ATCTTGAGGGAAACACCGAGGGCAAAATTCGGGCTACTGAAGAggttgacaagctcaaggaaCAAAGGGCTGAAGAGCAG gcaAAGCTGCTGCTTGAAGCTTTTAATAAGGACCGTGTTTCGTTAGTGAGTTCTCTCCAAACTGCTACGCAATCAGctgcacctgctgctgctccagatGCACGCACACAAGAAATGATTAATGAAAAGCTAAAAAAGGCAGAAGAACTGG GTGAGAATGGGATGATTGATGAGGCCCAAAAATTGTTGGATGAAGCAGAAGCTCTGAAAAAG CTGGGTGCTCGGCCACAGATTGTTCCAGACACTGCAAAAATGTCAACTCATGTTCAAATT ACGGATCAAAAGTTGCGCCTGTGTGACATATGTGGAGCATTCTTGAGCGTGTATGACAG TGACCGACGTTTAGCAGATCACTTTGGAGGGAAACTTCACATGGGTTATATGCTAATACGTGAGAAGCTGTCAGTACTGCAG gaagaaaaaaacaaaaggcgcAAGGTTGACCGATCTGAATATGATAGAAG GTCCAGGGAAAGGAGCACAGAACGTGATAGAGCATCAAGCAGGGACCGTAATAGAGGAGACCGAAGCAGCAGCCGTGGCAGGGACAGAGATTATGAGCGAAAAAGTAGCCACGATCGCTACCATGACAGAGAAAGTAGTTATGGCAGGGAAAAGGATAAAGAATCAGGGAGATCTCGCAGCTATGATTCTCGGAGTCACCGAAGATCACGTTCCCCAAGGGATAGTTCTAGGGACTATGATCAATACAG GCGTCATGATCGTCGAGATCGGCACTAG